The following proteins are encoded in a genomic region of Stegostoma tigrinum isolate sSteTig4 chromosome 2, sSteTig4.hap1, whole genome shotgun sequence:
- the rbm48 gene encoding RNA-binding protein 48 — translation MAVRVPEVFRHHRQENVCFTRPKYREGRRLRAVKVYTINLESKHLLIQGVPAVGVMKELIELFALYGTIEEYSVLHEYPAEEFTEVYHIKYQRLQSARIAKRKQDEQSFFGRLLHVCYAPEFESVEDTREKLKERRRYIMRSTSSKDTDLYKAGKRVIKPVPLSHTAKEAFSEKPEHCASLESNQKWNTDSVYSDPMPLPPLQPDNPATFSTSRVRQEYSQMSSLCGTLPKDIAISTENQSYFESKLPCFHNQCLDKSGDSKDSWSSERKTWTPKIGNCVSRFVPRTTLLQGRKKINQEMNIHICDGFDTDSTTVVLGPKLPEMPKIDLGDTSLNMSATLIRNKLTEVLSSSTKEAEVLQIKPPKQRRRI, via the exons ATGGCTGTTCGGGTTCCTGAGGTGTTCAGACACCATCGGCAGGAAAACGTCTGCTTCACGCGACCCAAGTACCGAGAGggtcggaggctgagggctgtCAAA GTGTACACAATAAATCTGGAATCGAAGCACCTGCTAATACAGGGAGTGCCAGCTGTGGGAGTCATGAAGGAGTTGATTGAACTGTTTGCATTATATGGAACCATTGAAGAATATTCTGTATTGCATGAGTACCCAGCTGAGGAATTCACAGAAGTTTATCACATCAAATACCAAAGATTACAGAGTGCAAG AATAGCAAAACGTAAACAGGATGAGCAAAGTTTTTTTGGTCGTTTGCTTCATGTATGTTATGCCCCAGAGTTTGAATCAGTGGAGGATACCAGAGAAAAACTAAAAGAGAGGAGAAGGTACATAATGAGGTCAACAAGCAGCAAAG ATACAGACCTATACAAGGCAGGAAAGAGAGTCATAAAACCAGTTCCCTTATCACATACTGCAAAGGAAGCTTTTTCTGAAAAACCTGAGCATTGTGCAAGTTTGGAATCCAACCAGAAGTGGAATACAGATTCCGTATATAGTGACCCAATGCCATTGCCACCACTTCAACCAGATAATCCAGCCACTTTTTCGACATCAAGGGTCAGACAAGAATATTCTCAAATGTCTTCTTTGTGTGGAACATTACCAAAAGACATTGCTATTAGTACAGAAAACCAATCATATTTTGAATCTAAATTACCTTGTTTTCACAACCAGTGTTTGGACAAATCTGGTGATTCTAAGGATTCATGGAGTTCAGAAAGAAAAACTTGGACCCCTAAAATTGGGAATTGTGTCTCCAGATTTGTTCCCAGGACTACTCTGCTGCAAggcaggaagaaaataaatcaagaaatgAACATTCACATATGTGATGGATTTGATACTGACAGTACTACCGTGGTATTAGGACCAAAGCTTCCAGAAATGCCAAAGATAGACTTGGGGGATACTTCCTTAAATATGTCTGCAACTTTGATCAGGAATAAACTTACAGAG GTTTTGTCGTCTTCTACAAAAGAAGCTGAAGTATTACAAATAAAACCTCCAAAACAACGTCGAAGAATCTAA